The genomic DNA TGCTGATGGAATTCCTTCTGCAGGGATAGAAATGGAGATTGTGAACAGCTGTGAGAGTGGCAATGGTGGCTGCTCCCATTTGTgccaccacagcagcactggccCCATCTGCACCTGCAACTCAGGCTATCGGCTGCAGGATGACCACAGGACCTGCACTGGTAAGGCGAGGCTTGTTCCTTGTTTTCACAAATCTATCCCAAGCCACGAAGACCCTCATGTgtcagctgctgtgtgcacatACACCATGAGGCTATCATGGAGCAATGTTAACAACTGCTGTTACCGCCGTGTATTGACACCCAGCACcctctgcttttatttagaCATCAACGAATGTGAGGACGGctctcactgctgccagcaggactgCTACAACTACCCTGGGGGCTACGAGTGTGCCTGCCATGCTGGGTACCGGCTGCGTGCTGATGGCTGTGCCTGTGATGGTGAGCAGGGCGCATGCAGTGCGGTGCGTGTGTTGTCCTTGCTCCTGTAGCACCCATCCGTTGGGCCAGCAAAGCTATGGGGCTTTGAATTCAATGACTTCAAGTCAGGCTGCCTCAGATTTGCTCCAGGTCTGAATGCAGCCACAGTTTGCACACATCAGTTTTTCAGTATTGACTGAGCGTTGCCTGTAATTTCCATCTTGGTGGAGTTGGTGGTAAATACAAGTGTCTGTGTAAAGCATGGATGACTTGGGGACAAATGCAGGCTATTAATGAAAGGAAGTTGTTCTGCCTGGTTGTGAGCAGCTAGACACCTCTTCCAGTTGCTCCCAGTTGCTCCCAGTTATAGAGCCATGCAATCActggagttggaagagacccttgaAGGCCATCTGATCCccctcccctgcaatgaacagaggcTCTCCATCACTTGGGCAGTCTCCTTCAGCTTTCAGAGCTTTGTGTTACCCAGTGAGGTGCTGCCACCTGCTCGCTGTCCCATTTGTGTTTTAGATGTGGATGAGTGCTCCTCCAACAACGGTGGCTGTGAGCACACGTGCCAGAACCAGGCGGGGTCCTTCCAGTGCAGCTGCCCTGTTGGGTACAAGCTGGATGGAGACAGGAAGGGCTGCATCTGTAAGTGCTGCGTGCTGGGCACCTTGTGCCTGTCCCCCTGCAGCAGGACCATAGAAACAACCTTACACCATCAGGAGCATCAGAGTGCCTGTCCTGCCCATCCCTGAGGCTTTATAGGCTGTGCAGCCCCTGCTGCAAGTGTCATGCTTAGCCCTGTGAAGGAAGGGAACCAGGATCTGTAGCTGATGTGTGCTTGTTCCAAAAGGACACCAAGCTGAAATGCATCCCTTAGTTTTGTTGGGTGGGCAGTCTGCCCCAGTGAATTGGAAAAAGCCAAGTGGGAAGGAGTGGATCACTGCTGTAGAGATATCAGTGACGTGATGAACGCTGAAGCAATTGTACAAACCCTATACTGAAGTTCTGGTTTGCCTTCGTTATGGTAGAAGTTCTGTACTGTTCCCCACCCCCAGATGagctcttttccattttctccctctgaCTTTGTGGTCTCTGTGGCTGTTCCCCCAGCTGTAGAGAACTCGGTGGAAGCCCTGGATGCCCGGCGCCCCATCATGCGCCCCATCCCCCACGTGGCCATCCTGCGGGATGAGCTCACCCAGCTCTTCAGCAACGACTacgaagaggaggaggaggaagagatggaAGCAAGAGGAGAGCACACGCTTTCAGAAACATTCGGTGGGTGTTTCCTGGCTGCAGTCCTTTTGCTTGGAAGCCTCCAGTTTGAATCGTGGGTGCTGGGTCTGTGCCTGGTGGATGCACGAGCAGCCACAGGCTGTAATGTTGGGGTTGCTGGGGGCAGTCTTGGGGAGGACATCTCACCATCTTGTCTCGTTGCAGTCTGTCTGGAGAACACCTTTGGCCACGACTGCAGCCTGACATGTGAGGACTGCCAGAATGGGGGCACCTGCAACGTGGAGGGGACAGGCTGTGAGTGCCCGGCCGGCTGGAGCGGGCTGCTGTGCAACCAGAGTGAGTGGTGCTGCGCATAGACCCTAATGCACCTTATTCAGAGGTCAAACCCACAGTTGTGCATGCTGTTAAAGCTGTCCCCTCTGTCCCACAGCCTGCCCGCCTGGAACCTTTGGCAAGaactgcagccagctctgcctgtgCCAGAATGGGGGCACCTGTGAGCCCACCACCGGCACCTGCCGCTGCCCGCCTGGCGTGGCTGGGATccactgtgaggatggtgagagcCCTTGGGCAGAAACAGCTGTGTTCCATTGGTATTTTTCCCTTGGCAAAGCAATGAGAATCTCTTCAGGTGTTTGTCATGTGCTTCTTTGGAGCCTTCTGTATTTGCTGGGGTTGGTTCCCCCCCCCATCTGAGGGTGTTCCTTGCTCCCAAAGAATTAAAACCTGGGGGGCACGGAAGTGACGAGACAATGAGGGATTTGGCCACAGATGGAGGGTTAGGATCATACAGAAGCTGTTACTGAAGGAGGAGAACATGAAGTAAGGCAGGAGATAGCtggagcttttctttctgtaggaaGGAGGTGGTTGAAGggtgcagagagaaaacaggaaggTGAGATTAAAGCAAGCAGTGCCAGGACACctggggagggctgtgctgcagctctgtgctgacaCAGTGCTTCGGCCGTGTGCTTCTCATGTGGAGAACTCAGTTTTGAGCTGGTGCAGGGAATCGTGTTGCCCTTATTGGAGACCCCAGCATCTTCCTGGTCAGACAGCAGTCCCTCCCTCACTGCACCCTGTGCCTAGGTTTGTCTGTGACTATGTACTCCAATTTTGGTATGTGTCTTTCCTGCAAGACATGAAATTACAGACCCAAACCGCCTCACCATCCCTATCACCAGGGTGCCCAAAAGGATTTTTTGGAaagcagtgcaggaaaaaatgcaactgTGCCAACCGAGGTCGCTGCCATCGCATCTACGGAGCGTGTCTGTGTGATCCTGGCCGGTACGGGCGGCACTGCCATTTGGGTACGCCTCTGTTATGGGTGCATGCTGCCTTTGGGCTGGGTGCTGTAACAGAAGGGTCACTCCTGCCCTGTCCTCATCCTGCAGCGTGCCCCAAGTGGACGTTTGGCCCCGGCTGCTCTGAGGAATGCCTCTGTGTGCAGCCCAACACGCAGCACTGCGACAAGCGGGACGGCTCCTGCCGCTGCAAGCCTGGCTACCGCGGTGTGCACTGCGAGAGCAGTGAGTGTCCTGATGGATATTGCAAGGCTCCATCCTCCTGAGACCTCTGCGCCTCTTGCTTGCCTAGATTAGGAACTAAACATGCTATCTTTGTCCCCAGAGTGTGAGCCTGGCCGCTAtggggagggctgcaggaagaagTGCAGCTGCTCTCCAGACACGCAGTGTAACCACGTCActgggcagtgctggaaggAGTGTCCTCAGGGCTACCATGGGGAGAACTGCGACCAAGGTGAGGTGGTGGGATTGGAAGTGGCTTCCGATGACCCAAATCTGGGATCTCGTAGAGCTGGGAGCTTAGAGAGGGAGGCAGGATTCTTGTGCATAGAGATCCTtattcagaaaaggaagacaagCTCTCTCTGCCTCCTGCCCCGTGGGCATCCCTGCTGTTGTAGATGAAGGTGACAGATACCGATCTGTCTGTTTTCCTCCCTTTGATATCCTTTTACTTCCAGACCATCAGTCCCCAGAAGAATGGCATTGTGTTTccccttctgttctttttcctctgctgaagtTCTGTTTGATCTGCACGTGGCAGATTCTGTACTTCGTGCACATTAGGGCTTAAACTTCTGCCTCTGTATGAAATTCCCAGAGCAGTTCCTCTCTCTTTGCTCCATGCTCACCCTCcctgttttcctcctgctgcagcttaaCTTCTGCTGTAAGAACCCCAAGGCTGTGAGTGGAAGCGCAGTAGGTTCTTGCATCCCATATTGCATCCATTCATTccaaagggctgcagcagcactgcagctcccgGTGCTCAGCTGAGGATAGTTaataaaaggaataagaaaagaGCTCAAGCCTGCAGGGGGGGAGTCACAGGAAATAACACAAATATTTGTACAGAAATAGGAGGCTTTTGGCTGTTGTTGGGACCTGGAAATGATTAAAGGGTGAAGACAAACATCTGCCATCAATTAGCACAGAGCAGGAATAACAAAAACTCCACTGTGTCACTCGAAATTTACGAGCTAGGGTGCCTTTTCCTGCGCTAATTGTGAGTGCTGGTGCACGTGTGTCTTGTaggaacacacaaaaaaagaccACGAGCGTGGTGTGTGTCTGGGGACTCAGAGAGGTCTGTAGGAGCTCAGTGGCTCTTGGCCTGTGTGCAGCTCTGTCAcctgcagctctcactgctgtttgcttgcAGAGTGCCCTGCAGGGCGGTTCGGGGccggctgcctgctgctctgctcctgcgGCGGGGCTCCCTGCGATGCGGTCAGCGGGCGGTGTGTGTGCGCAGCGGGACGGACAGGGCACGACTGCGCCCAAGGTGAGTGCATCTGGTGCTGCGTGACAGCAGCTGGAAGCCACTGATGGAGTGTGGATGTCCTGTTCCTAACAGTTCCAAATACAGTGAGCTGGCCCTGTCCCCAACcctgcagcatctcagctgcCCTGCTCAGCCATCAGCAGTCTGCGTCCCTcgtgcagctcctgcagggtgACAGTGGCTGCCAGGTTAGCATGCTTTGCCAGgagctctgctcctcagcagcagatGTGAATCTCAAGTTGACACGAGGGCCCTGGCAGGCTCGCACTTAGTGAGGGatgtttataaaacaaacactgagaTGTTGTCTTCACTGCTGGCTGTTTATTCCCAAACAAAGGCATACAAACTAGACAGGAGATCCACTAACAAGAAATTAGGCTTCCCACCTTGCCCTTTTGGTTGCCAGCTCTCTGCATGGGGGTCATGCAGCCCCTTGTCCCTGTCCAAGAGCAATGAGGAACCAGCCCATCTCCAGTCCCAAGCTGAGCCATcaccctgctctgtgccactTACCAGAGGCATTGGGCCGCCCTTGTTCTCTCTGATTgctgcagcctgcccagagGGTCGCTGGGGCCTCGGCTGCCAAGAACTGTGTCCTGAGTGTGCCAACAATGGTAGCTGTGACCCTGCCACGGGAGCATGCGTGTGCCCACCGGGCTTCACTGGCAGCCGCTGCCAGGATGGTGAGCATTGGGTCATGGTGGATTCTGGGTCCGTGAGTGTGGGGTCGTGATAAGTGTTGGGTCTATGATGGTGAGTGCTGGGTCCGTGATGGTGAGCATTGGGTTGTGGTGAATGCTGGGTTCGTGACGGTGAACCTTGAGTCATGGTGAGTGTCAGGATTAAGGAGAGTTGGGGTCATGGTGAATGTTGGGTCCACGATGGTGAGCGCTGTGCTTGTGGCTGTGAGTGCTGTGCCCTGGGCTCGCTGTGGAGTTGCAGCTCGTGTCCCTGCCTTGCAGTGTGCCCACCCGGCTGGTTTGGCCAGGACTGCCAGCAGATCTGCAGCTGTGGGAATGAGGGACATTGCCATCCCGTGACGGGGACGTGCAGCTGCGCACCCGGCTGGACGGGCCACGACTGCCGGAGAGGTACAGCGCCTGCATCATCATGCATCGTTCATAGGAGActctgagctgtgcagtgctaGGCTGGGGCTGGCTTCTTTaccatccctgtgctgtgcctgtgttGCAGGCTGTGCCGCGGGGCGCTGGGGCCCAGGCTGTGCCAATGTCTGcgagtgcagcagcagcaccgggAGCTGTGATGCGGTGACGGGGCAGTGCGCCTGCGATCCCGGCCACACGGGCAGCCACTGCGAGGAGCGTGAGTGTGTGCTGCAATGAGTTTGGGCTCAGGTTTGTTTCCCAGAGCCCTGTGGGAAGGGTCGGTGCTGTGGCAGTGGTAATTCTGTCCTTGTGATGCCGTCCTGGTGGGTGTGTGGGTGCGTCTGTGAGCAGCGGACTCTCGTTTTAAACACGAGGCGGCCATATCCTTCCAGATCCCTTTTGTCCTAACCTGtgctcccactgcagcacaaTCCCAAGGATGGTTCTTCCCAAGGCACAATCCCAAGGATGCTCTTTGCTCTCTCCCCAGGGTGCCCAgcaggatggtttgggttgggcTGCCGGCACCGCTGTCAGTGTGAGCATGAGGCCATTTGTGACCACATCAGCGGGGCGTGCACGTGTGCTGCGGGCTGGCGGGGGACCTTCTGTGAGCATTGTGCGTAGCCCAGGGCATGGAGTGATCCTTGGGTGTCTGCTCACCCATTGTGCACCCCTAAGAGCCATCCATTCTTCTTACAGACCCTCTgggctgtttgctttgttcCCTACAGCTTGCCCGGATGGATTTTATGGCATTGAGTGTCGGCACGCCTGCAACTGCCAGAATGGAGCCCGCTGTGACCACATCACTGGGCAGTGCCACTGCCAGCCGGGCTGGACCGGGCCCCGCTGTGCCCGTGGTGAGTGTCCCCAGGGCTGGATCTGACCCcatgcagcacacacagctttgctCTTGCTCCAACACTGGGTGTGCAGAGCAATTCCCTTAGGGATTTGTCTGATGTGCTGGGATCCCTCTGGCATGATTCAGTTcgtgcctttttttgtttgtttcttttgctgctgagaACAGCAGAGCCTCCAGCCCACATCTCACAGCGCtgaagcactgatggagctgttgTCATCCCAACATCTGTTTCCATGCACCACGCAGTGCCAGGTTTTGGCCAGGCTCTGTGTTCTTCATGCCAAGAGGGGGCAGCGTTGTGTGCTGCGTCTATTGAGGTGCCAAGGAGGAAATACCAAATCTCTCCAGAGGGGCTCTATTCTTACACGGCTCTTAGCCAAGCTTTGCAGACTGGAATGGTTCAAAGGTGCTTCAAACCTGGACTGCCCAGCAGCGATCTGGAGCAGACGCAGCCTCACGGAACCCTCTTGGCAAAGGTCCCCTGTTCAGGGGCTGCTCCTGAAGGCTGTGCATGTTGCTGCTGGATCTGACAAGGGCTGGGGATCCTGGCAGAACAGCTCCCTCACAGATAACGTGATGTCACGCTAAGGATAACAGTGCCCATGTGTTGGAGCAGCAGCCACACGTAGCGTGCTGCTGTGGGTTCTACATGTAGCACCATAAAACCAATGCATGCATGGCCCAAAGAGTAACAACCCATGGGGTCAGGATGGTTGTTATGGTCTGGCTGCTTGCTGGTCTCTCCTGCAGACAGGAGGCACTGCTGGTGGGACTGGGTGATGCCACACGTGCCTGTTGCTAACAGCTGTGTCTCTCCTGCAGCGTGCCCACAAGGCAGGTTTGGTgagggctgcagccaggtgTGCAGCTGCTCCAACAACGCCGCGTGTGACCACATCACCGGCCactgtctgtgtgctgcaggctggatgggacccaCGTGCCACCAAGGTAATGTGCCCTGTGGTTGCCCAACCTAGCTGTGGGTGCTAGAAATGCCATTGCTTGGGCTGGGCTGCGCTTTTCAATGGCGGTAGTAGATCCAAAAACCTGAGGCAGACGATAGCAAGGCAAGATTGCAAGAGACTATCAGCACTTCCCATTCATTCCCACAGACAGGTGCCAAGAGATTGCCCTCTCCTAGTGCAGCACAAGTTGCCCTGGCTCACGGTTCTGTAGCAGCATAGGGTGAGGGCTtggctgcttgctgcagtgCCTTCGGGCACAGCTCAGTGCAATTGAGCACGAGAGCATTATTCATGTGCTTAAATGGCTTTTTGTGCTGATGCTCACCATGGCTGCTGCCTTCACCCAGCGTTTTTTGGGCTATGTGCCACCACAGGGCTGAGACATTTCTGAGAGATCAGGCAGCCCAGTGGGGCGTATAAATTCAGTCCCCCTCTTAGCAGTGGTGGGACGGTGGAGGCTCAGAAGGTACCACATGTTTTTCCATTCCTCTCATGGTTGTCCTATGTGTGGCCATTTGTTCCAGCAGCATCCAATCTGCTTTAATTACAGCCATCACCTCCAGCCGCAGGCTTCTTCCTGCACTCCGTTACTCAGCTTGGCACAGGGTTGGGGGAAAAAGGGTGCTTTAGGGTTTGGTTTCAGGTTTAGAGAATTTAGGATCCTCATTCCATGCCCTCCTGTCTTTGGGCACGTCGCTGGAGGCTCAGCTTTGCCTTTGGCACACACCTGGGATGGATTTCTGATTGATTGCCTTTTGGTTTCCCCCCAGCATGCCCAGAGGGTTTCTATGGGATGGGCTGCTACCAACGCTGCCTGTGCCAGAATGGGGGGACGTGTGACCCTGCCACAGGGCACTGCACCTGCCCAATGGGATGGACCGGGTTGGCCTGCGAGTTGGGTAAGGACAGTGCCAACAGCATCAGGACATGGGCTCTGCCACCAGCCggtcccattttggggtggtttgCCTTTGGGGTGACAGCTCTGCCCTTTGCTCTCTCCTAGCGTGCGCTGACGGGCACGgggagggctgtgggcagcGCTGTGCCTGCCTGAACGGGGGGGTCTGTGACCTGCAGGGACAGTGCCAGTGCCCACCTGGGTGGAGTGGGAGCATCTGTGAGAGCCGTGAGTAGGGgaggggggatgtgggggtgcGGGAGTGGGgcctgctcagtgcagagctgaaCGGCTGGattgcagcagctgggaggctCAGGGGTGCCATGGTCAGGGGGGGTAGCGTGGCTTTGTGGTAAGTGCCGTGGCTTTGGGGTGGGTGCTGTGGTTTTAAGGTAAAGATACAATTTCACAAGGGCTGAAAAGAGTTTGGGTTTGAGCTCCTGCTCTTACCCAGAGCttttccccatccccacacatCCTCACCGCTTTGCATAGACCAGCTTTGAGAGTTGCTCTGGTGGTGCATTCATTCCTGGAGCAGACATGAGAGCTGAACTCCCAGATTTTTGCAGCTGTAGTGCTGACTTCTGGCTCATGTTGGTACTGCAGATACTTGGTTTGCAGCTGCTTTAGGTGCTTCTGCGACAACAGCAGTGAAGAAATTGGAGCCATGTGTTctgccagcacccagctctTCTTAAAACAGTCCTTAACCCAAAAGCCTTTCCAAAAACCTTTGGTGCAGTTAAGATGACTCTTGCACACCAACTTGTGCGCGAGTCTGTTTGCAGAAGGGCTTAGTCATTCAGCTATCACACATGCAGTGAAAGGAGCCCCTTTTTTATTCCCTAACTTGTCATTTCTCCCCTGCTTGCACCCCAAGCCTGTCCGGAGGGGTACTTTGGTGCAGGCTGCCAGGAGCGCTGTGACTGCAGGGACAAAGGGCTGTGCCACCCCATCACCGGTGCCTGCCACTGCTCCCCCGGATGGAGGGGCCAGCGCTGTGACAAAGGTGAGACTGCACTGGGTTGGGGTTTTGGCTGCTGCAGGTTGGGGAGAGCCTGCCATGTCTCTCCTGTCCCCACAGCCTGCCTGCCAGGAGTGTttgggaagagctgtgctgaacGCTGTGCCTGCCCCCCTGGAGCACCCTGTGACCACATCACCGGGCAGTGCAGCTGCCCACCAGGCTTCACCGGAGCTGCATGCGAGACACGTGGGTACCCACAGCATCAGGGATCATTCCATGGGCACTGGAATGGGCAGAGGGGTGTGAGCACGTTGCTGAGCCAGGGGACGGGGGTGGGTTTGCAGTGTCAGGGAgttctgcagaaacacagtgcCCTTTTCCATGCAGCCTGCCCGCCCGGCACTTTTGGGGAGCGCTGCGCCCAACGCTGCCGTTGTGCAGGACCCAACCAGGACTGCCACCCCATCACCGGTGCCTGCATCTGTGCACCAGGCCACCACGGGCCTGACTGCGAGCTGGGTGAGCCCATAGCTCCATGTTGGTGGATGCCTTGCTCTCACCTCGCTGGGCACCATGCAATCATTGCTTTGCTGTGCAGAGTGCCCTATGGGCTGGTACGGCcctggctgtgagcagccaTGTGAGTGCAAGAATGGGGCCTGGTGTGAGCGCACCACGGGGACGTGCCACTGCCCAGCAGGATACATTGGTGCTGACTGCAGCGTTGGTGAGTGTATGGGAAtgggactgggggggggggaatggcaGCATGGTGATGGCTCCTGGTCTCCCTGCTTCGGTATATGCTGTGggagggcagctgcagctgatCTCATTTGCTGTCTTAGCACTGGAAACACCGTCTTGCACCATTTGTTGAGTGCCAAAATGATGTCCCCATGACACATCATCAGCTTTTGCGTCGTGCCATCTGGGTATGGCTgcctctctgcttctctggcaGAGGGAAGTGCAAAAGCTCTGCCCTgcaagcacagcctgcaggcactgcagtgatGAAGGCAGCTGAAGGTGTCCCTCCCACCAGTGTGTCCCAGCGGCCGCTATGGTGCGGactgtgcacagctgtgtgcctgcGGGGAGGGGGCCACGTGCCACCACGTCACCGGGGACTGCCTGTGCCCACCGGGAAGAGTTGGTCCC from Lagopus muta isolate bLagMut1 chromosome 21, bLagMut1 primary, whole genome shotgun sequence includes the following:
- the MEGF6 gene encoding multiple epidermal growth factor-like domains protein 6 isoform X5 produces the protein MASPAGGSGHGEGVGRTGGGNESLSAGGMEECMQSVGTSEDFVLCSLRVSPMQAVWLCQGMSAGSVASDVDECQVHNGGCQHRCVNTFGSYYCECKPGFRLHTDGRTCIALNSCAVNNGGCEHDCVQLTANQHQCRCRRLHRLQEDGRRCALWSPCAERNGGCMQLCRDVRGAARCECHPGYRLGPDGRACQDVDECLAGLAMCAHRCLNTHGSFMCACNPGYELGADSRQCYRIEMEIVNSCESGNGGCSHLCHHSSTGPICTCNSGYRLQDDHRTCTDINECEDGSHCCQQDCYNYPGGYECACHAGYRLRADGCACDDVDECSSNNGGCEHTCQNQAGSFQCSCPVGYKLDGDRKGCISVENSVEALDARRPIMRPIPHVAILRDELTQLFSNDYEEEEEEEMEARGEHTLSETFVCLENTFGHDCSLTCEDCQNGGTCNVEGTGCECPAGWSGLLCNQTCPPGTFGKNCSQLCLCQNGGTCEPTTGTCRCPPGVAGIHCEDGCPKGFFGKQCRKKCNCANRGRCHRIYGACLCDPGRYGRHCHLACPKWTFGPGCSEECLCVQPNTQHCDKRDGSCRCKPGYRGVHCESKCEPGRYGEGCRKKCSCSPDTQCNHVTGQCWKECPQGYHGENCDQECPAGRFGAGCLLLCSCGGAPCDAVSGRCVCAAGRTGHDCAQACPEGRWGLGCQELCPECANNGSCDPATGACVCPPGFTGSRCQDVCPPGWFGQDCQQICSCGNEGHCHPVTGTCSCAPGWTGHDCRRGCAAGRWGPGCANVCECSSSTGSCDAVTGQCACDPGHTGSHCEERCPAGWFGLGCRHRCQCEHEAICDHISGACTCAAGWRGTFCEHSCPDGFYGIECRHACNCQNGARCDHITGQCHCQPGWTGPRCARACPQGRFGEGCSQVCSCSNNAACDHITGHCLCAAGWMGPTCHQACPEGFYGMGCYQRCLCQNGGTCDPATGHCTCPMGWTGLACELACPEGYFGAGCQERCDCRDKGLCHPITGACHCSPGWRGQRCDKACLPGVFGKSCAERCACPPGAPCDHITGQCSCPPGFTGAACETPCPPGTFGERCAQRCRCAGPNQDCHPITGACICAPGHHGPDCELECPMGWYGPGCEQPCECKNGAWCERTTGTCHCPAGYIGADCSVVCPSGRYGADCAQLCACGEGATCHHVTGDCLCPPGRVGPTCEQGCQPQQYGLGCQQTCSCQNGGLCNATDGSCTCGLGWTGKSCELECPPGSFGADCQLRCACRHNATCDRITGACRCPLGRYGALCEHGCPPGFHGTDCQQHCDCAHGAACDPATGRCHCPVGLRGPRCQEGCEEGMYGEGCQQRCDCVGNAPCDPITGLCLCPPGTTGPRCDSECPVSRYGPDCALTCTCASSSQCSARTGRCRCHRGSMGSSCQEAVPAQMPTRSPELQGMEHYVLPQPQGPAEAHDPAGGLVPKALE
- the MEGF6 gene encoding multiple epidermal growth factor-like domains protein 6 isoform X6, which encodes MASPAGGSGHGEGVGRTGGGNESLSAGGMEECMQSVGTSEDFVLCSLRVSPMQAVWLCQGMSAGSVASDVDECQVHNGGCQHRCVNTFGSYYCECKPGFRLHTDGRTCIVWSPCAERNGGCMQLCRDVRGAARCECHPGYRLGPDGRACQDVDECLAGLAMCAHRCLNTHGSFMCACNPGYELGADSRQCYRIEMEIVNSCESGNGGCSHLCHHSSTGPICTCNSGYRLQDDHRTCTDINECEDGSHCCQQDCYNYPGGYECACHAGYRLRADGCACDDVDECSSNNGGCEHTCQNQAGSFQCSCPVGYKLDGDRKGCISVENSVEALDARRPIMRPIPHVAILRDELTQLFSNDYEEEEEEEMEARGEHTLSETFVCLENTFGHDCSLTCEDCQNGGTCNVEGTGCECPAGWSGLLCNQTCPPGTFGKNCSQLCLCQNGGTCEPTTGTCRCPPGVAGIHCEDGCPKGFFGKQCRKKCNCANRGRCHRIYGACLCDPGRYGRHCHLACPKWTFGPGCSEECLCVQPNTQHCDKRDGSCRCKPGYRGVHCESKCEPGRYGEGCRKKCSCSPDTQCNHVTGQCWKECPQGYHGENCDQECPAGRFGAGCLLLCSCGGAPCDAVSGRCVCAAGRTGHDCAQACPEGRWGLGCQELCPECANNGSCDPATGACVCPPGFTGSRCQDVCPPGWFGQDCQQICSCGNEGHCHPVTGTCSCAPGWTGHDCRRGCAAGRWGPGCANVCECSSSTGSCDAVTGQCACDPGHTGSHCEERCPAGWFGLGCRHRCQCEHEAICDHISGACTCAAGWRGTFCEHSCPDGFYGIECRHACNCQNGARCDHITGQCHCQPGWTGPRCARACPQGRFGEGCSQVCSCSNNAACDHITGHCLCAAGWMGPTCHQACPEGFYGMGCYQRCLCQNGGTCDPATGHCTCPMGWTGLACELACADGHGEGCGQRCACLNGGVCDLQGQCQCPPGWSGSICESPCPEGYFGAGCQERCDCRDKGLCHPITGACHCSPGWRGQRCDKACLPGVFGKSCAERCACPPGAPCDHITGQCSCPPGFTGAACETPCPPGTFGERCAQRCRCAGPNQDCHPITGACICAPGHHGPDCELECPMGWYGPGCEQPCECKNGAWCERTTGTCHCPAGYIGADCSVVCPSGRYGADCAQLCACGEGATCHHVTGDCLCPPGRVGPTCEQGCQPQQYGLGCQQTCSCQNGGLCNATDGSCTCGLGWTGKSCELECPPGSFGADCQLRCACRHNATCDRITGACRCPLGRYGALCEHGCPPGFHGTDCQQHCDCAHGAACDPATGRCHCPVGLRGPRCQEGCEEGMYGEGCQQRCDCVGNAPCDPITGLCLCPPGTTGPRCDSECPVSRYGPDCALTCTCASSSQCSARTGRCRCHRGSMGSSCQEAVPAQMPTRSPELQGMEHYVLPQPQGPAEAHDPAGGLVPKALE
- the MEGF6 gene encoding multiple epidermal growth factor-like domains protein 6 isoform X1 — translated: MASPAGGSGHGEGVGRTGGGNESLSAGGMEECMQSVGTSEDFVLCSLRVSPMQAVWLCQGMSAGSVASDVDECQVHNGGCQHRCVNTFGSYYCECKPGFRLHTDGRTCIALNSCAVNNGGCEHDCVQLTANQHQCRCRRLHRLQEDGRRCALWSPCAERNGGCMQLCRDVRGAARCECHPGYRLGPDGRACQDVDECLAGLAMCAHRCLNTHGSFMCACNPGYELGADSRQCYRIEMEIVNSCESGNGGCSHLCHHSSTGPICTCNSGYRLQDDHRTCTDINECEDGSHCCQQDCYNYPGGYECACHAGYRLRADGCACDDVDECSSNNGGCEHTCQNQAGSFQCSCPVGYKLDGDRKGCISVENSVEALDARRPIMRPIPHVAILRDELTQLFSNDYEEEEEEEMEARGEHTLSETFVCLENTFGHDCSLTCEDCQNGGTCNVEGTGCECPAGWSGLLCNQTCPPGTFGKNCSQLCLCQNGGTCEPTTGTCRCPPGVAGIHCEDGCPKGFFGKQCRKKCNCANRGRCHRIYGACLCDPGRYGRHCHLACPKWTFGPGCSEECLCVQPNTQHCDKRDGSCRCKPGYRGVHCESKCEPGRYGEGCRKKCSCSPDTQCNHVTGQCWKECPQGYHGENCDQECPAGRFGAGCLLLCSCGGAPCDAVSGRCVCAAGRTGHDCAQACPEGRWGLGCQELCPECANNGSCDPATGACVCPPGFTGSRCQDVCPPGWFGQDCQQICSCGNEGHCHPVTGTCSCAPGWTGHDCRRGCAAGRWGPGCANVCECSSSTGSCDAVTGQCACDPGHTGSHCEERCPAGWFGLGCRHRCQCEHEAICDHISGACTCAAGWRGTFCEHSCPDGFYGIECRHACNCQNGARCDHITGQCHCQPGWTGPRCARACPQGRFGEGCSQVCSCSNNAACDHITGHCLCAAGWMGPTCHQACPEGFYGMGCYQRCLCQNGGTCDPATGHCTCPMGWTGLACELACADGHGEGCGQRCACLNGGVCDLQGQCQCPPGWSGSICESPCPEGYFGAGCQERCDCRDKGLCHPITGACHCSPGWRGQRCDKACLPGVFGKSCAERCACPPGAPCDHITGQCSCPPGFTGAACETPCPPGTFGERCAQRCRCAGPNQDCHPITGACICAPGHHGPDCELECPMGWYGPGCEQPCECKNGAWCERTTGTCHCPAGYIGADCSVVCPSGRYGADCAQLCACGEGATCHHVTGDCLCPPGRVGPTCEQGCQPQQYGLGCQQTCSCQNGGLCNATDGSCTCGLGWTGKSCELECPPGSFGADCQLRCACRHNATCDRITGACRCPLGRYGALCEHGCPPGFHGTDCQQHCDCAHGAACDPATGRCHCPVGLRGPRCQEGCEEGMYGEGCQQRCDCVGNAPCDPITGLCLCPPGTTGPRCDSECPVSRYGPDCALTCTCASSSQCSARTGRCRCHRGSMGSSCQEAVPAQMPTRSPELQGMEHYVLPQPQGPAEAHDPAGGLVPKALE